CTTTCACAGAAGAAGCTAAGTTCGTCACATGGTTATTAGACGGTCAGCCAGAGCCCCCCCGATACTTTTCTCGAATGAAACAAGTTAACAAACAAGGAGCAACCTTGATAGCCGATTTACCTCGCCCCAAAGAATTACAGATAGATCTGGAAGTACTACAAGACATACGAACTAGCGAAGCAATCCTACTGGATACACGTCTTGCCTCCCTATTTGCCCAAAACCATTTGAATGGCTCTCTATCTATCCCCCATCAGCGTAGCTTCTGTACATGGGCTGGTTGGTTACTTGATGAACAAAGTCCTTTATATATCATTGGGGATAAAGAAGATCATCACCAAATTTTATCTGATCTCCGGGCAGTTGGAATTGACCACGTCACAGCAATAGGCGATAGTAATGCAATTCAAAAAAACGTCGATCTGTCCCCCCTGCTCAAAGACATGCAGGAAATGGATGTTATGACAGCCACTCCACTTGTCTATCAGCAAGACGTCACCTTGATCGATGTACGCAATTCATCAGAATGGCTTGAGGGCCATCTTCCACATGCTGTTCATATCCCACTCGGCTCTCTACAGGAGCGACTAGATGAGATTTCCAAAGATAAACCTATACTTGTCCAGTGTCGTTCCGGTGCTCGCTCTGCAATAGCAGTCAGCCTTTTAGAATCAAAAGGCTTTGAGAACTTGATTAATTTAAAAGGTGGAATCCTCGCCTGGAATCAAGCTGGACTTGAGACAATTTCAACAAACGTAACCATCTAAGCTTGCTTACTTTTTCAAAAATAAGCTTTTTAGCTAAGTGGCTCACAATCAGAAATGACTAGACTTAATTCCGTAGTTAGATCGATTTCAAATGGATGTACTTTTTCGTGGGCCTCGTTTTCTAAAATCCGTACAACTGGTCTTGAAGGAAATCCCGGATTATTTTTTATTATGACACCAGAGATACCGGAGCTTAACGTTACCCCCAAACCAACTGGATAAATAGAGATCGCATTGCGAAATTTTTCTAAAACGTTTCTACAAAATTGCGTCCCTGATCCTGCAAACAACAGCTCCGTAGCATCATGTGGCAGCATCGGCCGACGATAAACCCGATGACTTGTTAAAGCATCAAACACATCACATACGGCTAAAATTTTTGCATATGGATGAATTTCTGCTTCTTTTAATTGACGGGGGTAGCCGCTCCCGTCAATTCTTTCATGATGCTGAAATGCGCAATGTGCAGCTAGTAACGGAATTCCTATTTGTTTTCGTAATAATTCAAATCCGATTACGGTATGCTGCTTGACAATCTCATACTCCTCATCAGTCAAACGCCCCGGCTTATTCAATATTTCAGGCGGTATCATCATTTTACCTACATCATGTAAAATAGCCCCTAAGGCTAAATCAGCAATTTCCTTATCATTTAACCCCATTTTTAATCCGACTGATACAGTATAAATTGTTACGTTAAAGGAATGGACAAACACGTAGGAATCGACACCACACACCGTTCCTAGTAAATTCATTGCTGAATGATTATGTTTTAATTCATGAATAAGATTCATGAGCACGCCTCGAACACGCAGTCCCATTTTTTCTGCCGCAAACACTTGTCTAAATTTTTTAGGATCTTCACGAAAGGTTTCAAACGACTTATGGATAAATCCCATCGCTTCCCGTCGCGTCTGGTCGGAGATAATATCATCTATAAGAATGTCAGCAGTATCCTCATCCTCAATATAAATGGAATGAATATTCATTTCCGCTAAACGTCCGATCATTCTCTGGGTGAGAGTAACGCCGTTTCCCACTAAAATTGTACCATTACTATTGTAGATGCTTCGTGCAAGCTTCATGCCCGTTTCACAGCGGGTGATGGACAATAATCGCATTAGTTTTTCCAAGCCTTTCCTAGTTCTAGAACCATTATATCTATATACCTATTAGTAATTTCGTCAAAAAGGAGGTTTATATTTACTATTCATATGTAATAAAGAAAAGTCTGGCTAAGGCTTATTAGCTTGTCCATCGTCGAAAACCCCCTAGGCCCACAGGCAATTAGGAGGTTTTTGCGCTTATGTTCGTTGTTCATGAGAGAGCATGAGTTCAATGGCATCGCTACCTTTTGTACCTATCTCTATACCCAAAGCAACTGAGCCATAAGTCACTGATTCCAAAGGAGCATCCAACAGTTCTTGTATCGTTTTTACCCCTGTTGCACGGCCTGCAATAATTTCTCGATGTGCTAACTTCTCATTTAATAATCCAACATCAAGCGCACCACACATGATATATCCAATGTCCGTCGCTACAACCAGCAACGTCGTTTTCGGCAAGTAAACGGTAATGGCCTGAGCTACACCCGCGTTAAAATAAATCGGTTTCATTTCAATCATCGTACCCCTCCTTTCTTTTACGATATGAGCAAAAGAGAGAAGGGGTGTTCTTTCGAAACAGAATGTTACAGGCTACGCTACCAAAGCTTTATAAATCATTTGAACAGCAATCGCTAAGATCATAATTCTCAACAGGAGTATTAAGGTCTTACCCTTTAATTTATTTGCCACAATAGCTCCTATTGATCCCCCAATCCATGCTCCTGGGGCTAGACCAAGCACATAAAACCATTGGATATGGTCGTTTATAATATTGGTCGTTGAACCAACAACAGCCGATAAAAAGATAATACACATGGAGGTCGCCGTAGCCATATGCGCAGGGAAACGATATAGGACTAAGAGCGCTGGCACCATCAAAATTCCTCCACCAACCCCAAACAGAGATGAAATGACACCGACGAAAAAGGCAATGATGATAGCAGATGTACGGTTATAGCCGTAGGTTCGTTGCTCACCCTGCTCATCCAGATAGGTTTTAACAATCTGCCATTGGTTCGTTTTTGGTTTGAATTTATCTTTAATCAGTAACAAGATAAACATTGATATTTGAAACAAACCAAACAATAGATAAAACGAGTCACTATTCATCCATTTATTTACATAAACTCCGACAATTGCTCCTGGTGCACTACCGATAAAAAATAGTACAGCCGCTTGCACATCCACTTTTTTCTGTTTCAAAAAACTAATACTTGAGGATAAAGCTGTGATCGCAATGACCAATAGCGAGGTACCGCTTGCAATTTGTGGCGTAATGCTACCAGGGTCATACATATTGCCAAAATAAAGTAAGGCAGGAACGAAAAACATTCCTCCGCCAATACCGACCAGACTCCCCATTACACCTGCAAACAGCCCAATAAACATAAACAATAAAATATAGAGTGCAATTAACATGATTTAAGCCTCTTCCTGGGCGTACAACGCCAAAATGTTGTTAGAAAAGCTCAAGTTGTCGAGGATTCAATCCATCTGGATCAATATCCAATAGTTGCATCATTCGTTTGGCGTTTGCTACAGCATCGCCCCCTGAATTATTATTGAATAGCACGATGACACGTTCCGTTTGCTGGCTTAATTCTAGTAGCCTAGGTTTCCATTCTTGTAATTCTTCCTCACTATATCTATATAAATATCTAACATCTC
This is a stretch of genomic DNA from Brevibacillus laterosporus DSM 25. It encodes these proteins:
- a CDS encoding MBL fold metallo-hydrolase, which produces MLLRYFYHEQLAQASYLVGCQRTGEAVVIDPQRNIEAYLRIAQQEGLRIVGALETHIHADFVSGARELAHQTQATLYLSGEGGPDWQYARLDDVAHQIIYEGDTLSVGNLRLEVIHTPGHTPESLSFLLKDYGSAGPQPIGIFTGDFVFVGDVGRPDLLEKAAGQAGTAEIGARQMYNSLQRFKEWEDYLQIWPGHGAGSACGKALGAVPSSTVGYEKRYNPALSFTEEAKFVTWLLDGQPEPPRYFSRMKQVNKQGATLIADLPRPKELQIDLEVLQDIRTSEAILLDTRLASLFAQNHLNGSLSIPHQRSFCTWAGWLLDEQSPLYIIGDKEDHHQILSDLRAVGIDHVTAIGDSNAIQKNVDLSPLLKDMQEMDVMTATPLVYQQDVTLIDVRNSSEWLEGHLPHAVHIPLGSLQERLDEISKDKPILVQCRSGARSAIAVSLLESKGFENLINLKGGILAWNQAGLETISTNVTI
- a CDS encoding HD-GYP domain-containing protein; translated protein: MRLLSITRCETGMKLARSIYNSNGTILVGNGVTLTQRMIGRLAEMNIHSIYIEDEDTADILIDDIISDQTRREAMGFIHKSFETFREDPKKFRQVFAAEKMGLRVRGVLMNLIHELKHNHSAMNLLGTVCGVDSYVFVHSFNVTIYTVSVGLKMGLNDKEIADLALGAILHDVGKMMIPPEILNKPGRLTDEEYEIVKQHTVIGFELLRKQIGIPLLAAHCAFQHHERIDGSGYPRQLKEAEIHPYAKILAVCDVFDALTSHRVYRRPMLPHDATELLFAGSGTQFCRNVLEKFRNAISIYPVGLGVTLSSGISGVIIKNNPGFPSRPVVRILENEAHEKVHPFEIDLTTELSLVISDCEPLS
- a CDS encoding YunC family protein, with amino-acid sequence MIEMKPIYFNAGVAQAITVYLPKTTLLVVATDIGYIMCGALDVGLLNEKLAHREIIAGRATGVKTIQELLDAPLESVTYGSVALGIEIGTKGSDAIELMLSHEQRT
- a CDS encoding sulfite exporter TauE/SafE family protein, coding for MLIALYILLFMFIGLFAGVMGSLVGIGGGMFFVPALLYFGNMYDPGSITPQIASGTSLLVIAITALSSSISFLKQKKVDVQAAVLFFIGSAPGAIVGVYVNKWMNSDSFYLLFGLFQISMFILLLIKDKFKPKTNQWQIVKTYLDEQGEQRTYGYNRTSAIIIAFFVGVISSLFGVGGGILMVPALLVLYRFPAHMATATSMCIIFLSAVVGSTTNIINDHIQWFYVLGLAPGAWIGGSIGAIVANKLKGKTLILLLRIMILAIAVQMIYKALVA